In Phycodurus eques isolate BA_2022a chromosome 23, UOR_Pequ_1.1, whole genome shotgun sequence, a genomic segment contains:
- the LOC133398091 gene encoding LOW QUALITY PROTEIN: kelch-like protein 6 (The sequence of the model RefSeq protein was modified relative to this genomic sequence to represent the inferred CDS: inserted 1 base in 1 codon): IRTEASESGLPAEWEEQRRREKERRKRVLGEGKEGVEQDKRELRRIVALDDWRSGLTSERAEPGGPRPREDEGPGRNVRPYLSQSFPRETFSVLRELLESGLLTDLTVATEDGRSVRVHSCVLAAVSSFVEMRSREEAPRRDRGEVAPRRRSPFLGPDVDHCGLRAVVELAYTGELLTGAALPQTETAARALGVPRPSDLCDXKTERAVSALEEMRRTLRSVEQLRADGVGCDVISDASGASFHVHRVIPAASSDYFRGTFTSGMRESRQARVALPLKEAPEVAALICCCYRGTLPVNWDSVFELARTALRFQFRSAISLRLLFMKRETGASSCLDVASFAEAYGMPELLEEADDYVLRNFSEVSATEKFLDLQIDKLLEFLRSDGLSVPSEPVAFRASVSWLEADPEERLRHAGELTSGVRFQLMTFREFREASGLVSDFDRRHVNGLRKRSSPHPTHSFHFPVSGLGQGN; the protein is encoded by the exons ATCCGCACGGAGGCGAGTGAGAGCGGCCTGCCGGCGGAATGGGAAGAGCAGCGGAGGAGGGAAAAGGAAAGGAGGAAGCGAGTCCTCGGAGAAGGAAAGGAGGGCGTTGAGCAGGACAAGCGCGAGCTAAGAAGAATCGTGGCGTTGGACGACTGGAGATCGGGGCTGACGAGCGAGAGGGCGGAACCGGGCGGGCCCAGGCCAAGGGAAGACGAAGGGCCCGGACGTAACGTACGCCCGTATCTGAGCCAAAGCTTTCCTCGAGAGACGTTCTCGGTCCTGAGGGAGTTGCTGGAATCGGGTCTCCTCACGGACCTGACGGTGGCCACAGAGGACGGGCGCAGCGTCCGCGTTCACTCTTGCGTCCTCGCTGCCGTCAGCTCTTTCGTCGAGATGAGGTCGAGGGAAGAAGCCCCGAGACGCGATCGGGGCGAGGTCGCTCCCCGCCGGCGGTCTCCGTTTCTGGGCCCAGATGTGGATCATTGCGGGCTGCGGGCAGTCGTGGAGTTGGCCTACACCGGGGAGCTTCTCACGGGTGCCGCACTACCCCAGACGGAGACAGCGGCTCGTGCGCTCGGAGTTCCGAGACCGTCGGACCTCTGCG CGAAAACGGAACGGGCGGTCTCCGCTTTAGAGGAGATGAGACGTACCCTTCGGTCTGTAGAGCAGCTGCGGGCAGACGGCGTAGGCTGCGACGTCATTTCGGATGCGAGCGGAGCGTCGTTCCACG TCCACAGGGTGATCCCGGCAGCGAGCAGTGACTACTTCAGAGGCACGTTCACCAGCGGGATGAGGGAATCCCGTCAAGCCCGCGTTGCCCTTCCTTTAAAGGAAGCTCCAGAGGTGGCCGCTTTGATTTGCTGCTGCTACCGCGGGACCCTTCCCGTCAACTGGGACAGCGTCTTCGAGCTCGCCCGCACGGCCCTCCGGTTTCAGTTCCGGTCGGCCATCTCTCTCCGCCTCCTCTTCATGAAACGGGAAACGGGCGCGAGTTCCTGCCTGGACGTGGCTTCTTTCGCGGAAGCCTACGGGATGCCGGAGCTCCTCGAGGAAGCCGACGACTACGTGCTGAGAAACTTCTCGGAGGTGTCCGCAACCGAAAAGTTTCTGGACCTCCAAATCGATAAGCTTCTGGAATTTCTCCGCAGCGACGGTCTGAGCGTGCCGTCTGAGCCGGTCGCGTTCAGAGCCTCGGTGTCCTGGCTGGAGGCGGATCCCGAAGAGAGACTGAGACACGCCGGCGAACTGACGAGTGGCGTTCGATTCCAACTCATGACCTTTCGAGAGTTCAGGGAGGCGAGCGGTCTCGTTTCAGACTTTGACCGAAGGCACGTCAACGGATTGAGAAAGAGGAGTTCACCTCATCCGACTCATTCCTTCCACTTTCCGGTCTCGGGTCTCGGTCAGGGCAATTAA
- the LOC133397619 gene encoding leukotriene B4 receptor 1-like isoform X5 translates to MKVCSSQRQKSDEAMVSNSAAFSLPVSTSAKVGIAILTLAFALGFPGNLFVAWSVVCRVRKRSVTCLLVLNLAVADASVLLTAPVFLRFLAGGRGWEFGSPACKLVHYLSSVNMYVSIYLICLMSMDRWLAVTRPFLSQRMRTKRSLLILLLGVWSTAFLLSLPMPFYRSNLRKVLPNNATLRFCVPYHWQSSAAFKRRGQGSRLILMIICTFALFWLPYHIVNTIEVIGLLQGSRTTVAAALAARPNVTAFAYFSSAVNPILYVFAGSSHIRQAGLGFMGKLFEATNSESRSASTFIRGGRTGSSREDCSVLQTLSVKPAKPFRGRQGDAGDAETRETDEPEPKTLASVEPLE, encoded by the exons ATGAAAGTTTGCAGCTCACAGCGGCAGAAGTCAGACGAAGCGATGGTGTCCAATTCCGCCGCCTTCTCGCTGCCCGTCAGCACCTCAGCCAAGGTCGGCATCGCCATCCTGACCTTGGCCTTCGCACTGGGCTTCCCGGGGAACCTCTTCGTGGCGTGGTCGGTCGTTTGTCGCGTCCGCAAGCGCTCGGTGACGTGCTTGCTGGTGCTCAACCTGGCCGTGGCCGACGCCTCGGTGCTGCTCACGGCGCCCGTCTTCTTGCGTTTCCTGGCGGGCGGGCGGGGGTGGGAGTTCGGCTCGCCGGCCTGCAAGCTGGTTCACTACCTGTCCAGCGTCAACATGTACGTGTCCATCTACCTCATCTGCCTGATGAGCATGGATCGGTGGCTGGCCGTCACCAGGCCTTTCTTATCCCAGAGGATGCGGACGAAGCGATCCCTGCTGATTCTCCTACTGGGAGTCTGGAGCACGGCGTTCCTGCTCTCCCTTCCGATGCCCTTCTACCGCAG CAATCTGAGGAAAGTACTCCCGAACAACGCCACGCTGAGGTTTTGCGTGCCGTACCACTGGCAAAGC AGCGCCGCGTTCAAGCGGCGGGGCCAAGGCAGCCGACTGATTCTGATGATCATCTGTACCTTTGCGCTTTTCTGGCTGCCGTATCACATCGTCAACACGATCGAG GTGATCGGCCTTTTGCAAGGCAGCCGCACGACCGTGGCGGCCGCCCTCGCGGCCCGTCCCAACGTCACCGCCTTCGCCTACTTCAGCAGCGCCGTCAACCCCATTCTGTACGTCTTCGCCGGCAGCTCCCACATCCGCCAGGCCGGTCTCGGCTTCATGGGCAAGCTCTTCGAGGCCACCAACTCCGAGAGCAGGAGCGCATCCACCTTCATCCGCGGCGGACGCACCGGCTCCTCGCGGGAAGACTGCTCGGTTCTGCAGACGCTGTCCGTCAAACCGGCAAAGCCGTTCAGAGGGAGGCAGGGAGACGCCGGCGACGCGGAGACGAGAGAGACGGATGAGCCGGAACCGAAGACTCTGGCAAGTGTCGAGCCCTTAGAATAG
- the LOC133397619 gene encoding leukotriene B4 receptor 1-like isoform X3 has translation MVSNSAAFSLPVSTSAKVGIAILTLAFALGFPGNLFVAWSVVCRVRKRSVTCLLVLNLAVADASVLLTAPVFLRFLAGGRGWEFGSPACKLVHYLSSVNMYVSIYLICLMSMDRWLAVTRPFLSQRMRTKRSLLILLLGVWSTAFLLSLPMPFYRSNLRKVLPNNATLRFCVPYHWQSVGHRVFQYTFETVAGCLVPYSLINTCYSSVICRLQSAAFKRRGQGSRLILMIICTFALFWLPYHIVNTIEVIGLLQGSRTTVAAALAARPNVTAFAYFSSAVNPILYVFAGSSHIRQAGLGFMGKLFEATNSESRSASTFIRGGRTGSSREDCSVLQTLSVKPAKPFRGRQGDAGDAETRETDEPEPKTLASVEPLE, from the exons ATGGTGTCCAATTCCGCCGCCTTCTCGCTGCCCGTCAGCACCTCAGCCAAGGTCGGCATCGCCATCCTGACCTTGGCCTTCGCACTGGGCTTCCCGGGGAACCTCTTCGTGGCGTGGTCGGTCGTTTGTCGCGTCCGCAAGCGCTCGGTGACGTGCTTGCTGGTGCTCAACCTGGCCGTGGCCGACGCCTCGGTGCTGCTCACGGCGCCCGTCTTCTTGCGTTTCCTGGCGGGCGGGCGGGGGTGGGAGTTCGGCTCGCCGGCCTGCAAGCTGGTTCACTACCTGTCCAGCGTCAACATGTACGTGTCCATCTACCTCATCTGCCTGATGAGCATGGATCGGTGGCTGGCCGTCACCAGGCCTTTCTTATCCCAGAGGATGCGGACGAAGCGATCCCTGCTGATTCTCCTACTGGGAGTCTGGAGCACGGCGTTCCTGCTCTCCCTTCCGATGCCCTTCTACCGCAG CAATCTGAGGAAAGTACTCCCGAACAACGCCACGCTGAGGTTTTGCGTGCCGTACCACTGGCAAAGCGTAGGTCATCGGGTCTTCCAGTACACCTTTGAGACAGTCGCGGGCTGCCTGGTGCCCTACTCCCTCATCAACACCTGCTATTCGTCCGTCATCTGCCGCCTGCAGAGCGCCGCGTTCAAGCGGCGGGGCCAAGGCAGCCGACTGATTCTGATGATCATCTGTACCTTTGCGCTTTTCTGGCTGCCGTATCACATCGTCAACACGATCGAG GTGATCGGCCTTTTGCAAGGCAGCCGCACGACCGTGGCGGCCGCCCTCGCGGCCCGTCCCAACGTCACCGCCTTCGCCTACTTCAGCAGCGCCGTCAACCCCATTCTGTACGTCTTCGCCGGCAGCTCCCACATCCGCCAGGCCGGTCTCGGCTTCATGGGCAAGCTCTTCGAGGCCACCAACTCCGAGAGCAGGAGCGCATCCACCTTCATCCGCGGCGGACGCACCGGCTCCTCGCGGGAAGACTGCTCGGTTCTGCAGACGCTGTCCGTCAAACCGGCAAAGCCGTTCAGAGGGAGGCAGGGAGACGCCGGCGACGCGGAGACGAGAGAGACGGATGAGCCGGAACCGAAGACTCTGGCAAGTGTCGAGCCCTTAGAATAG
- the LOC133397619 gene encoding leukotriene B4 receptor 1-like isoform X2, whose translation MKVCSSQRQKSDEAMVSNSAAFSLPVSTSAKVGIAILTLAFALGFPGNLFVAWSVVCRVRKRSVTCLLVLNLAVADASVLLTAPVFLRFLAGGRGWEFGSPACKLVHYLSSVNMYVSIYLICLMSMDRWLAVTRPFLSQRMRTKRSLLILLLGVWSTAFLLSLPMPFYRSNLRKVLPNNATLRFCVPYHWQSVGHRVFQYTFETVAGCLVPYSLINTCYSSVICRLQSAAFKRRGQGSRLILMIICTFALFWLPYHIVNTIEVIGLLQGSRTTVAAALAARPNVTAFAYFSSAVNPILYVFAGSSHIRQAGLGFMGKLFEATNSESRSASTFIRGGRTGSSREDCSVLQTLSVKPAKPFRGRQGDAGDAETRETDEPEPKTLASVEPLE comes from the exons ATGAAAGTTTGCAGCTCACAGCGGCAGAAGTCAGACGAAGCGATGGTGTCCAATTCCGCCGCCTTCTCGCTGCCCGTCAGCACCTCAGCCAAGGTCGGCATCGCCATCCTGACCTTGGCCTTCGCACTGGGCTTCCCGGGGAACCTCTTCGTGGCGTGGTCGGTCGTTTGTCGCGTCCGCAAGCGCTCGGTGACGTGCTTGCTGGTGCTCAACCTGGCCGTGGCCGACGCCTCGGTGCTGCTCACGGCGCCCGTCTTCTTGCGTTTCCTGGCGGGCGGGCGGGGGTGGGAGTTCGGCTCGCCGGCCTGCAAGCTGGTTCACTACCTGTCCAGCGTCAACATGTACGTGTCCATCTACCTCATCTGCCTGATGAGCATGGATCGGTGGCTGGCCGTCACCAGGCCTTTCTTATCCCAGAGGATGCGGACGAAGCGATCCCTGCTGATTCTCCTACTGGGAGTCTGGAGCACGGCGTTCCTGCTCTCCCTTCCGATGCCCTTCTACCGCAG CAATCTGAGGAAAGTACTCCCGAACAACGCCACGCTGAGGTTTTGCGTGCCGTACCACTGGCAAAGCGTAGGTCATCGGGTCTTCCAGTACACCTTTGAGACAGTCGCGGGCTGCCTGGTGCCCTACTCCCTCATCAACACCTGCTATTCGTCCGTCATCTGCCGCCTGCAGAGCGCCGCGTTCAAGCGGCGGGGCCAAGGCAGCCGACTGATTCTGATGATCATCTGTACCTTTGCGCTTTTCTGGCTGCCGTATCACATCGTCAACACGATCGAG GTGATCGGCCTTTTGCAAGGCAGCCGCACGACCGTGGCGGCCGCCCTCGCGGCCCGTCCCAACGTCACCGCCTTCGCCTACTTCAGCAGCGCCGTCAACCCCATTCTGTACGTCTTCGCCGGCAGCTCCCACATCCGCCAGGCCGGTCTCGGCTTCATGGGCAAGCTCTTCGAGGCCACCAACTCCGAGAGCAGGAGCGCATCCACCTTCATCCGCGGCGGACGCACCGGCTCCTCGCGGGAAGACTGCTCGGTTCTGCAGACGCTGTCCGTCAAACCGGCAAAGCCGTTCAGAGGGAGGCAGGGAGACGCCGGCGACGCGGAGACGAGAGAGACGGATGAGCCGGAACCGAAGACTCTGGCAAGTGTCGAGCCCTTAGAATAG
- the LOC133397619 gene encoding leukotriene B4 receptor 1-like isoform X6, with amino-acid sequence MLRGHRSATRTSEDGDERSDPAGRRLLAQHPESLRNRAPMAPANSSVPLKNESIVDSPASTTMGALILSLVFLVGFPGNLFVIWSVMARARKRTITTLLILNLAIADGSLMALTPFFIAYLVMKRWAFGTVMCKVLFYLCLANMYASIYIITLMSLYRLLAVLRPQRISTTVGHRTVTWTVALTWAPVALASAPAVIFRDVRTNADRAICDSYHDEDSHTVIQYMLELVLGFLIPYSIVVVSYICILRRIRQTKFNRRIRSEKLILAIVVTFCVFWLPYHMVNTVQFAAHSGRSQTKRWCPIPPPSRCPSAPQPRSASPS; translated from the exons ATGCTGCGAGGTCATCGTTCGGCTACGCGCACGTCTGAGGATGGCGACGAGCGGAGTGATCCGGCAGGTCGTCGTCTTCTGGCGCAGCATCCCGAGTCACTTCG aaaccGCGCCCCGATGGCGCCAGCAAACAGCTCCGTGCCGCTAAAAAACGAGAGCATCGTGGACAGCCCGGCCTCCACCACCATGGGCGCGCTTATCCTCAGCCTGGTCTTCCTCGTGGGCTTCCCCGGCAACCTCTTTGTCATCTGGAGCGTCATGGCCCGTGCCCGAAAGCGGACCATCACCACCCTCCTCATCCTCAACCTCGCCATCGCCGACGGTTCGCTGATGGCGCTGACGCCGTTCTTCATCGCCTACTTGGTGATGAAGCGGTGGGCGTTCGGGACCGTCATGTGTAAGGTGCTCTTCTACCTGTGCCTGGCCAACATGTACGCCTCCATCTACATCATCACCCTCATGAGCCTCTATCGACTGCTGGCCGTACTGCGGCCCCAGCGCATAAGCACCACGGTGGGCCACAGGACGGTGACGTGGACGGTGGCGCTCACGTGGGCGCCGGTGGCGCTCGCCTCTGCGCCCGCCGTCATCTTCCGGGACGTGAGGACGAACGCCGACCGCGCCATCTGCGACTCGTACCACGATGAGGACAGTCAT ACGGTCATCCAGTACATGCTGGAGCTGGTCTTGGGCTTCCTGATCCCATACAGCATCGTGGTGGTCAGCTACATCTGCATCCTGCGCCGCATCCGCCAGACCAAATTCAACCGACGCATCCGCAGCGAGAAGCTCATCTTGGCCATCGTGGTGACATTCTGCGTCTTCTGGCTGCCCTACCACATGGTCAACACGGTGCAG TTTGCAGCTCACAGCGGCAGAAGTCAGACGAAGCGATGGTGTCCAATTCCGCCGCCTTCTCGCTGCCCGTCAGCACCTCAGCCAAGGTCGGCATCGCCATCCTGA
- the LOC133397619 gene encoding leukotriene B4 receptor 1-like isoform X1 gives MLRGHRSATRTSEDGDERSDPAGRRLLAQHPESLRNRAPMAPANSSVPLKNESIVDSPASTTMGALILSLVFLVGFPGNLFVIWSVMARARKRTITTLLILNLAIADGSLMALTPFFIAYLVMKRWAFGTVMCKVLFYLCLANMYASIYIITLMSLYRLLAVLRPQRISTTVGHRTVTWTVALTWAPVALASAPAVIFRDVRTNADRAICDSYHDEDSHTVIQYMLELVLGFLIPYSIVVVSYICILRRIRQTKFNRRIRSEKLILAIVVTFCVFWLPYHMVNTVQVTWALCPEGSVKATLAKIWHRSRAVTSSVAFISSCANPVLYFFAGKSYIRREGLAFMARLFEAAGLDSVTRKSRQNSQNSRDKDKEADGVMLKDKVQESASSSAVKAPKHQT, from the exons ATGCTGCGAGGTCATCGTTCGGCTACGCGCACGTCTGAGGATGGCGACGAGCGGAGTGATCCGGCAGGTCGTCGTCTTCTGGCGCAGCATCCCGAGTCACTTCG aaaccGCGCCCCGATGGCGCCAGCAAACAGCTCCGTGCCGCTAAAAAACGAGAGCATCGTGGACAGCCCGGCCTCCACCACCATGGGCGCGCTTATCCTCAGCCTGGTCTTCCTCGTGGGCTTCCCCGGCAACCTCTTTGTCATCTGGAGCGTCATGGCCCGTGCCCGAAAGCGGACCATCACCACCCTCCTCATCCTCAACCTCGCCATCGCCGACGGTTCGCTGATGGCGCTGACGCCGTTCTTCATCGCCTACTTGGTGATGAAGCGGTGGGCGTTCGGGACCGTCATGTGTAAGGTGCTCTTCTACCTGTGCCTGGCCAACATGTACGCCTCCATCTACATCATCACCCTCATGAGCCTCTATCGACTGCTGGCCGTACTGCGGCCCCAGCGCATAAGCACCACGGTGGGCCACAGGACGGTGACGTGGACGGTGGCGCTCACGTGGGCGCCGGTGGCGCTCGCCTCTGCGCCCGCCGTCATCTTCCGGGACGTGAGGACGAACGCCGACCGCGCCATCTGCGACTCGTACCACGATGAGGACAGTCAT ACGGTCATCCAGTACATGCTGGAGCTGGTCTTGGGCTTCCTGATCCCATACAGCATCGTGGTGGTCAGCTACATCTGCATCCTGCGCCGCATCCGCCAGACCAAATTCAACCGACGCATCCGCAGCGAGAAGCTCATCTTGGCCATCGTGGTGACATTCTGCGTCTTCTGGCTGCCCTACCACATGGTCAACACGGTGCAG GTCACGTGGGCGCTCTGTCCCGAGGGTTCGGTCAAAGCGAC GCTGGCTAAAATCTGGCACCGGAGCCGCGCGGTCACGTCCTCGGTGGCCTTCATCAGCAGCTGCGCCAACCCGGTGCTGTACTTCTTCGCCGGCAAGTCATATATCCGGCGGGAGGGTCTGGCCTTCATGGCCCGCCTGTTCGAGGCGGCCGGTCTGGACTCGGTCACCAGGAAGAGTCGTCAGAATAGCCAGAACAGCCgcgacaaggacaaggaggcgGACGGCGTCATGCTGAAGGACAAAGTTCAGGAGTCCGCCTCGAGCTCCGCTGTCAAAGCGCCGAAGCATCAGACgtga
- the LOC133397619 gene encoding leukotriene B4 receptor 1-like isoform X4: MAPANSSVPLKNESIVDSPASTTMGALILSLVFLVGFPGNLFVIWSVMARARKRTITTLLILNLAIADGSLMALTPFFIAYLVMKRWAFGTVMCKVLFYLCLANMYASIYIITLMSLYRLLAVLRPQRISTTVGHRTVTWTVALTWAPVALASAPAVIFRDVRTNADRAICDSYHDEDSHTVIQYMLELVLGFLIPYSIVVVSYICILRRIRQTKFNRRIRSEKLILAIVVTFCVFWLPYHMVNTVQVTWALCPEGSVKATLAKIWHRSRAVTSSVAFISSCANPVLYFFAGKSYIRREGLAFMARLFEAAGLDSVTRKSRQNSQNSRDKDKEADGVMLKDKVQESASSSAVKAPKHQT; the protein is encoded by the exons ATGGCGCCAGCAAACAGCTCCGTGCCGCTAAAAAACGAGAGCATCGTGGACAGCCCGGCCTCCACCACCATGGGCGCGCTTATCCTCAGCCTGGTCTTCCTCGTGGGCTTCCCCGGCAACCTCTTTGTCATCTGGAGCGTCATGGCCCGTGCCCGAAAGCGGACCATCACCACCCTCCTCATCCTCAACCTCGCCATCGCCGACGGTTCGCTGATGGCGCTGACGCCGTTCTTCATCGCCTACTTGGTGATGAAGCGGTGGGCGTTCGGGACCGTCATGTGTAAGGTGCTCTTCTACCTGTGCCTGGCCAACATGTACGCCTCCATCTACATCATCACCCTCATGAGCCTCTATCGACTGCTGGCCGTACTGCGGCCCCAGCGCATAAGCACCACGGTGGGCCACAGGACGGTGACGTGGACGGTGGCGCTCACGTGGGCGCCGGTGGCGCTCGCCTCTGCGCCCGCCGTCATCTTCCGGGACGTGAGGACGAACGCCGACCGCGCCATCTGCGACTCGTACCACGATGAGGACAGTCAT ACGGTCATCCAGTACATGCTGGAGCTGGTCTTGGGCTTCCTGATCCCATACAGCATCGTGGTGGTCAGCTACATCTGCATCCTGCGCCGCATCCGCCAGACCAAATTCAACCGACGCATCCGCAGCGAGAAGCTCATCTTGGCCATCGTGGTGACATTCTGCGTCTTCTGGCTGCCCTACCACATGGTCAACACGGTGCAG GTCACGTGGGCGCTCTGTCCCGAGGGTTCGGTCAAAGCGAC GCTGGCTAAAATCTGGCACCGGAGCCGCGCGGTCACGTCCTCGGTGGCCTTCATCAGCAGCTGCGCCAACCCGGTGCTGTACTTCTTCGCCGGCAAGTCATATATCCGGCGGGAGGGTCTGGCCTTCATGGCCCGCCTGTTCGAGGCGGCCGGTCTGGACTCGGTCACCAGGAAGAGTCGTCAGAATAGCCAGAACAGCCgcgacaaggacaaggaggcgGACGGCGTCATGCTGAAGGACAAAGTTCAGGAGTCCGCCTCGAGCTCCGCTGTCAAAGCGCCGAAGCATCAGACgtga